The proteins below are encoded in one region of bacterium:
- the rpsO gene encoding 30S ribosomal protein S15, which translates to MALTNSQKAEIMQKFGSNDKDSGRAEVQIALLTANINGLTSHFEANKKDHHSRMGLLKMVGKRRRLLNYLASTDVARYRKIVSDLGLRR; encoded by the coding sequence ATGGCTTTAACCAACTCGCAAAAAGCAGAAATCATGCAGAAGTTCGGCAGCAACGACAAGGACTCCGGCAGGGCGGAGGTGCAAATCGCGCTGCTGACCGCCAACATCAACGGCCTGACTTCCCATTTCGAGGCCAACAAGAAAGACCACCATTCCCGCATGGGTTTGTTGAAAATGGTCGGGAAGCGCCGCCGGCTGCTGAACTATCTCGCCAGCACCGACGTCGCGCGCTATCGCAAGATCGTCAGCGACCTGGGCTTGCGCCGTTAG
- a CDS encoding bifunctional riboflavin kinase/FAD synthetase, which translates to MAVKTFVGLEQVVKDAGSVVTVGSFDGLHRGHRMILRLLREQAQARGSSTTVVTFEPHPQLVLQRSGQPPLYILTTIAEKIALLEALGLDRLVVIPFTLAFSQTPSEAFVREILFGTIGMQAIVIGHDHGFGKNREGDVATLHRLGRQLGFAVHELPPLQQGETVISSTQIRRALLAGEIELANEWLADTYRLGAKVVRGEGRGKTIGFPTANLAPLHPDKLIPANGVYAVRVRRAEVEKGGMMNIGVRPTFAGTRRTLEVHLFDFAGDLYDQELEVRFVARLRPEMKFDSVAALQAQLQADRAASLRLLAAVVAPADRRT; encoded by the coding sequence GGCCACCGCATGATTCTGCGGCTGCTGCGAGAGCAAGCGCAGGCCCGCGGCAGCAGCACGACGGTGGTGACGTTCGAACCGCATCCGCAGTTGGTCTTGCAGAGAAGCGGACAGCCGCCGCTGTACATTCTCACGACCATCGCCGAAAAAATTGCACTGCTCGAGGCCCTCGGCCTTGACCGGCTGGTGGTGATTCCCTTCACGCTCGCCTTTTCGCAGACGCCCTCTGAGGCGTTTGTGCGTGAGATTCTTTTCGGCACCATCGGCATGCAGGCCATCGTCATCGGCCATGATCACGGCTTCGGCAAGAACCGCGAAGGCGACGTTGCCACGCTGCACCGCCTCGGCCGGCAGTTGGGATTTGCCGTGCACGAATTGCCGCCGCTGCAGCAGGGCGAAACCGTGATCAGCAGCACGCAAATCCGGCGCGCGCTGCTGGCCGGCGAGATCGAGCTGGCCAACGAGTGGCTCGCCGACACGTATCGCCTCGGTGCGAAAGTCGTGCGGGGCGAGGGCCGCGGCAAAACCATTGGTTTTCCCACCGCCAACTTGGCGCCGCTCCATCCGGACAAGCTGATTCCCGCCAACGGGGTGTATGCAGTGCGCGTCCGGCGGGCGGAAGTGGAAAAGGGCGGCATGATGAATATCGGCGTGCGGCCGACATTTGCCGGCACCCGCCGCACGCTGGAAGTGCATCTTTTCGACTTTGCCGGCGATCTTTATGATCAGGAGCTTGAAGTTCGCTTCGTGGCGCGCCTGCGGCCGGAAATGAAGTTCGACTCGGTGGCCGCGCTGCAAGCACAGTTGCAGGCCGATCGTGCCGCCAGCCTTCGCCTGCTGGCCGCGGTGGTGGCGCCGGCCGATCGCAGAACGTGA